A window of Flammeovirga kamogawensis genomic DNA:
GCTGTATTTTTAGCTCCTGTACATAGATTAGACCGTCCTGTTAGTGGAGTTGTTGTGTTTGCAAGAACATCTAAAGCTGCTGAAAGAATGGCTAAAATATTTCATGATCATAAGATTACTAAAACTTATATGGCTTTAGTAGAAAAGCGTCCGCAAAAAGATGCTGATACTTTGATTAATTGGATGAAAAAAGACGATAAAAAGAACCGTTCTCATGTTTATCAATCCGAAAAGAAAGGGGGTAAATATGTAGAAACTCATTATCAGGTTCTTGGTAGAGTTGGTGATAATTACTGTTTAGAGGTAACACCTAAAACAGGTCGTTCACATCAGATTCGTGCACAATTAGGTAATATTGCAGCACCTATTAAAGGTGATATGAAATATGGTAGTAAGAAACAGATTTTAAAAGGTAAAATGATTTTCTTACATGCTAGACAATTACAATTTGAGCATCCTGTAAAGAAAGAGCCAATGCGATTTACTGCAAGGTTACCTGAACATGATATTTGGAAAAATTTCACTGAAATGTCTTCTACTATTTAGTAGATAGAATACTTAAGATATCAACAATCCCTATCGTCTTTTATTGATGATAGGGATTTTATTTTTTTTAATCTTAATAATTAAAAAGTTATCAACAGTATTGCTGTGAATAACTTTGTTCCACGTGGAATAATGATTAAAAATTGAATAATTTCAATACCAATGTTGATAACTATTGAAAACGATCATTGTATTTTGACTTATTAGATGAATAAAAGTTATCAACAACTTATTTTGTGTTGATAACCTTTACAACTTCTCCATAATCAACTTTTAAATTGAATATTTTCTCTAATGGATATTTGTTAAAATGTTGATGAAAAATGCGTAAAACAGTAGCGTGAGTGATGATTATTACTTTATCAACATCATGTTTTATAAGATCTTCAATAAAATTAATAACTCTTTTGTGTATATCTTTTAATGCTTCTCCATTTGGTGGTTTTTGATTCACAAAATCATTTCCCCACTTATCTAATTGATTTCTAGGTATATCATTCCAAGCTATTAATTCCCAATCACCAAAATTACATTCAAGAAGACGATTATCTGTTGAATACTGTGTTGATAACTTTTCAGCTAGTAACATACATCTACTTAATGGAGATGAGAAGATGATATCAACATCTGTTGGTAACTTGGTAATTACTTGAGTAATATCATCTTCAAAAGTATGAGCTAATGCAACGTCACTTTGCCCATAACAGATTCCTTTTTCGACAGCAACTTGTGTATGACGTACTATATAAATTTCCATACAATACTTAAAAGAAGATAAATAAAAACCTCAGTTAATTGTTGAGTTGCTCCAAGACAATCACCAGTGTACCCTCCTATTTTCTTTTTAAAATAATGACCTAAATAGCCTGTAAAAATTAATACTATAGGAATGATGACTACTAATACTATTTGTTGATAAAGAAAAAAAGGAAGGATTGCTATTGTTCCTCCAAATAGAATTGGTAAGCTGCTAAATTTTGTAATTGCAATTGGCTTTGATTTACTCTTATCTATATCTTGAACATAGGGTAAAAAATCTACTAAAAGAGAAGCCATAAACCTACTTAATGTATGTGCAGTAATAATACTGATCAGTAGATAATTAGTATCAATTGTTTGAAGACTAACTAATAGTTTGAATTTTAACCCTAAAATAATTATTAGAGATACAGTGCCATATGTACCAATACGGCTATCCTTCATAATTGTAAGAATTTTTTCTTTTGTATATCCCCCGCCAAAAGCATCAAAGGTATCGGCTAAACCATCTTCATGAAAAGCACCTGTTATCCAAATACTCAAAATCATTGAAAAAATTATTGAAATTTCTGGATTTAAAAATTGCCTTAAACCTTGATATGCACATATAGAAATAAATCCAACAATTAAACCAATTACAGGGAAATATTTTCTTGATTTTTGTAAGTATTCTTGATCAAAAGGTACCCAACTTGGTATAGGTATTCTAGTGAAAAATTGTAGTGCAGTAAAGAATAAGTAGAGTTCTTTTTTCATTACTTATTACTCACATTAGCAGAAGAAAAGCTAGCCATTTCATTCATGAAATTAACAGCACTTTGAACAATAGGAAAAGCCATAGCAGTACCAGTTCCTTCGCCTAATCGCATTCCCAAATGTAACAATGGGTTGGCTTCTAATTTTTGTAATAAAAGTGTGTGTCCTTTTTCATCAGAAACATGACTAAATATGGCATTTTTCTGAATATCTGGGTTTAGTGTCTTAGCTATTGCATATGCAGAAGAAACAATAAAGCCATCAACCATAATCATTTTCTTAAGAGAAGCAGCTTCTAACATGGCAGCAGCAATCATACAGATCTCATATCCACCAAATGCACTTAATATTCCAATTGCAGATGAAATATCTCCATGCTTTTGTTTTACTTGTTCTAATACGTTGAATTTCTTTTTAAAACCTTCAAGATCGACCCCAGTACCTTTACCGATACATTCATCCAATCTTAAATTATAGAGAGCACTCATTATTAAGGTAGCCGATGATGTATTACCAATACCCATTTCTCCAAAACCAATTATATCTGCATCTTTTACATCATCACTATTGATAATCTCTTTCGCTTTATCAAAACACATAGCAATTTCATTAGAAGATAATGCAGGACCATGGAGCATGTTTTGGGTACCATTGCCAATTTTCGCATTTATTAAATCAGGAATATTACCAAAATCATGATTGACTCCTGCATCTACAATTTTTAATTGAATTTTATGCTGATTAGCAAAAACATTTATTGCAGCTCCTCCATTCAAGAAATTATGTACCATTTGAAAAGTTACTTCTTGAGGGTAGGCACTAACTCCTTCTTTTGCAAGACCATGATCTGCAGCAAAAACAATTATTGTAGGCTTATTTAAAGTTGGAGATGTTGTATTTTGAACTAAACAGATTTGTTTTGCTAAATCTTCTAATTCTCCTAGTGCTCCAATTGGTTTTGTTTTTAAATCTATTTTCTGTTGAATATCTGAAGTCAAGCTCATAGTTTGTTATCAAGTTTTTTTAAGTACTTGTGCAAAAGTACAAGAAAAAGTAGAAATGCTAGTCAAATTAGATCTCAACTTCTAATAAATAATAGACATATGATTTTATAATTTATATAGAATTAATTAAGTTGATTCTATAACCATAAACACATCAATATATGAAATCAATTAAACCATCTGAGGTAACGACTGCAGAGATGCATTCTTATCTTCTAAATTCTATTGCTCCAAGGCCAATTGCGTTTGTAAGTACTGTTGATAGGGATAACGCAGTTAACCTTAGTCCTTATAGTTGTTTTAATTTTTTTGGAGCTAATCCCCCAATTTTAATTTTTTCGCCGACCAAAAGTGTTAGAGAGAATACAGAAAAACACACTTTAGCAAATATAAGAGAGACAAAAGAATGTACTGTTAATATTGTTTCTTATGCTATTGTTGAGCAGATGTCTTTATCAAGTACAGCTTATGATAAAGGAGTTAATGAATTCGTTAAATCGGGGTTGTCAGAATTAAAATCTGATATCGTAAAACCTCCTCGAGTAAAAGAGTCTCCTGTACAATTTGAATGTATTTTAAAAGAAATTATTCCTTTGGGTAATGAAGGTGGTGCAGGTAACCTTGTAATTTGTGAGGTTGTAAAAATGCATATGGATGAAAATACCTTAGATGCAAAAGGAATGATTGATTCTACAAAATTAAATTTGATGGGAAGAATGGGTGGTAATATGTATGTTAAAGCATCTGGAGATGCTTTACTTTCTATTCAGAAACCTACAAGAAATAAAGGAATAGGTATTGATAAACTTCCATTGCATATTATTGAGAGTGATATTTTAACTGGAAATCATTTAGCAAAATTAGCCAACATAGAAAAACTGCCAACCGATATTGACTTTGAAAATATTGAAGTACCAGTTACCTCTTCAAGAGATGAGAATCATTTATTAGCAGCAAGGTTGTTGGATAAAGGGTTAATTCTTGAAGCATGGAAACTTCTATTAGTATAAAATAAAAGAGGTTGATTTTCGTAAAAACCAACCTCTTTTAAGATAAATATCTTGTAATGATTACTTCCAACCTTCATTTAAGAAGTCATGGAAAGTATCACCTCTTAATCCTAAACGGATAGTTTCTAAAGGAATAACCTCTCTTGGAGCAATATTACCTAAGTTTACGTTAGTACCAATTAATTTGATAAACCAAACTTGTTGTGCTTTTTGAGGAGCTTCCCAAATAATATTTTCGTAAGGAATCTGAGTTAAAATTTCTTCAACTAAACCAGATCTTACCTCTCCAGAAGAACGGAATAAACCAACATTACCGCCTTCACGAGCTTCTCCAATAACTTTCCAAGCACCAGCATCTAATTCGTTGCGCATTAATTCAATCCATTTATATGGAGGAATAATTTTAGCTTCATCTTTAGATCCAACTTCAGAAAGTACGGTAACTTGTTTTGATAGTCTATTGATGTATTCACACTTTACATCATGAGCCATATCCATAGAGCCATCAGATACTTCAGCATATTCTAAACCGAACTTATCTAAAACTCTTAAGTAGTCTTCGAATTGATTACGAATTACGAAAGCTTCGAATAGAGTACCACCAAGATAAACGTTGATACCTGCTTCTTTGTAAAGATTAATTTTTTCTTGAAGTTGAGGAAACACATAAGATGTAGCCCAACCCAATTTTACTATATCAATGTAATCACCTGAAGTTTCAAGAATATCTTCTACTTCACGTAAAGACATTCCTTTATCCATAGCCATAGTTAGCCCTTTATTTCTAGGCTTTGCACTTCTTTCAGGTAGATTATTTAAAACGTAATTCATCATCTGACGATTTGTAACAAAAAAATCGACTATAAATTTTTAAGTCGATACATTTTAGTGTGGTTTATAACTATACGCTAGGCATAGTCACAAGCCGATGCGCAATTTCGTAAATGTGAATGTGTTATGACGTATAATTTTGTTAAAAAATTAAAATATTAATTCTAATTAGGAATAAATATCATTTAAACTTCTGAATTGCTGTCTCTAGGATTTTTTTCACGGTAGAATTTGGAATAAAATCAACTAATTCTTGATGTGCATCATAATTTAGTTTTAATCCTTTTTCAATATGTTTGTAGGCATCTTTTAATTTTCCTCTTAATAAAAGGTAGGCAGATAATCTATAATGTAAAGAGTGGTTTTCTGGTAGATGGTTTAAACCTTCTAATATTATATTTGATGCTTCGGTTAGATCATTTTCTGAATTATAAACTTCCGACCAGTCTAACCATAAGTTTACATTCTTAGGGTTGATTTCGCTTCCTTCTTTAAATGCTTCTAAACCGGATGCTATATTTCCTAATTGACATTCTGCTCTTGCTAAAGAATACCAATATTCATCATAAAACTTATTTAGTTTTACGGCTTTATTTAAGTAATGCGTTGCCTGAAGAAAGTTACCTAGTTTTCTATGATTTTCTCCAACACCAAACCAAGCTTCATCGTAATGCTCATCTACCTCAATTGCTTTTTTAAAGTAACGAATCCCAACATTATAATCATCCATTAACTCGGCAGAAGCTCCTAAATGACAATATAATTCAGCTGTAGGAGACTCTGTGTATTGAAGTGCTTCAAGATACATTCTAAATGATTCAGGATACTGTTTTAAATTCATAAAACAATGTCCCATTTGCATATATGCCAGGTCGAATTTATCATTTACAAGCGTAGCATATTCTAATGCCGCTAGTGCTTTAGAATAATTTTTTGTTTGACTGTAGAAGATCCCCATATTGTACCATGCATCAGCAGAATAAGGATCATTGTCAATAAATTCTTGTAAGAAATTATTAATATCTAATAGCTTATTCGTTTGGTTTCCACAGTCAATAAGCTCATATATAGCATCTTCATGGGTAATGTCACTTTCAATTGCTTTTTTATATGCTAGAGTAGCTTTCTCAAAATCATTTATTGATTGAAGTGTAATACCAATGTTATAAAAAACATCAGCAGGGTTTTCTGCAACAGGTAATGCTTGTTCAAAACTAGCAATAGCCAAATCTGTCTCTCCTAAAATTGAATGTAAATTTCCTTTATGGAATAAAACTTGGAAGTCTGTAGGTGCAATTTTCTCTGCATTATTTATTGCAGTAAAAGCTTCTTTAAACTGACCTGAATAGGCTAAGATACGTGCTTTTAAAACTAGAATAGAGGTAGAAAAAGGATATACTTGATGTGCATTCTCACATACATTTAATGCTTGTGGAATTTTAAAATTGATAAAATAATGTTCTATGATGTCTTCAAAGGTACTTAAATCAAAAAATTCGATTCTCCCCTCTTTTTCCATCAACTCGTATTTCTCAATCGCTTTTTTTATATCGCTTTGACTATTTGACATTTTGAAGATTTTGTTAATCAATACCGTACCTCAGTACAGTTTATAAGTTGTATAATATCGGAATAAATACTATTTGATGCTGTTAATAGCTTATTTATTCTAATAATTATAATTGAATCGCTTTCTATTAAAGTGATTCGTTAACCCATTTCATAGTATCGTTTAACGAAATAAATGGGATTTTGATTTGATCTTGAGCCTTTTTATTATCATACTCATACCTAGAAAAAAGTGACTTGATCAAGTCTTTTGAAAGTTGACTTGATTTTCCAGTAAATATTGAAAATACTTTCTCTATGTAATAAATAAAATTAACTGAAGATTTTGAGATCTTTTTATTAGGGGCTTTTACATTTAAACCATTACTTATTGTTTCTAAAGCTAGTTTAAATGGGAGGTTTGAAGCGTTTAAAATATATCTTTCTCCAGATATAGGTAACTCAATAGCTTTAATAACTGCAGTCGTAACATCTCTTACATCCACAGAACTAAAAAGCCCAGAAGGATAATACTTCACCCCTTTTTGAATTGTTTTAAAGATAGTGAGGCTACTTCTGTTCCAATCTCCTACTCCTAAAATTACAGATGGGTTTAATACAACAACATCTAAACCTTCTCTGTATCCTCGCCAAACTTCTTGTTCAGCATTATATTTTGAAATAGCATAGGCAGACATTCCTTTGTCGCCAGTCCATTTTGAATTTTCATCAATAAAATT
This region includes:
- a CDS encoding RluA family pseudouridine synthase, with amino-acid sequence MNLDQSQIIYEDNHLVVVNKAPGILVQGDETGDETLTDIVKQYVKEKYNKPGAVFLAPVHRLDRPVSGVVVFARTSKAAERMAKIFHDHKITKTYMALVEKRPQKDADTLINWMKKDDKKNRSHVYQSEKKGGKYVETHYQVLGRVGDNYCLEVTPKTGRSHQIRAQLGNIAAPIKGDMKYGSKKQILKGKMIFLHARQLQFEHPVKKEPMRFTARLPEHDIWKNFTEMSSTI
- the cobC gene encoding alpha-ribazole phosphatase, whose product is MEIYIVRHTQVAVEKGICYGQSDVALAHTFEDDITQVITKLPTDVDIIFSSPLSRCMLLAEKLSTQYSTDNRLLECNFGDWELIAWNDIPRNQLDKWGNDFVNQKPPNGEALKDIHKRVINFIEDLIKHDVDKVIIITHATVLRIFHQHFNKYPLEKIFNLKVDYGEVVKVINTK
- a CDS encoding adenosylcobinamide-GDP ribazoletransferase, whose product is MKKELYLFFTALQFFTRIPIPSWVPFDQEYLQKSRKYFPVIGLIVGFISICAYQGLRQFLNPEISIIFSMILSIWITGAFHEDGLADTFDAFGGGYTKEKILTIMKDSRIGTYGTVSLIIILGLKFKLLVSLQTIDTNYLLISIITAHTLSRFMASLLVDFLPYVQDIDKSKSKPIAITKFSSLPILFGGTIAILPFFLYQQIVLVVIIPIVLIFTGYLGHYFKKKIGGYTGDCLGATQQLTEVFIYLLLSIVWKFI
- the cobT gene encoding nicotinate-nucleotide--dimethylbenzimidazole phosphoribosyltransferase is translated as MSLTSDIQQKIDLKTKPIGALGELEDLAKQICLVQNTTSPTLNKPTIIVFAADHGLAKEGVSAYPQEVTFQMVHNFLNGGAAINVFANQHKIQLKIVDAGVNHDFGNIPDLINAKIGNGTQNMLHGPALSSNEIAMCFDKAKEIINSDDVKDADIIGFGEMGIGNTSSATLIMSALYNLRLDECIGKGTGVDLEGFKKKFNVLEQVKQKHGDISSAIGILSAFGGYEICMIAAAMLEAASLKKMIMVDGFIVSSAYAIAKTLNPDIQKNAIFSHVSDEKGHTLLLQKLEANPLLHLGMRLGEGTGTAMAFPIVQSAVNFMNEMASFSSANVSNK
- a CDS encoding flavin reductase family protein produces the protein MKSIKPSEVTTAEMHSYLLNSIAPRPIAFVSTVDRDNAVNLSPYSCFNFFGANPPILIFSPTKSVRENTEKHTLANIRETKECTVNIVSYAIVEQMSLSSTAYDKGVNEFVKSGLSELKSDIVKPPRVKESPVQFECILKEIIPLGNEGGAGNLVICEVVKMHMDENTLDAKGMIDSTKLNLMGRMGGNMYVKASGDALLSIQKPTRNKGIGIDKLPLHIIESDILTGNHLAKLANIEKLPTDIDFENIEVPVTSSRDENHLLAARLLDKGLILEAWKLLLV
- a CDS encoding phosphosulfolactate synthase yields the protein MNYVLNNLPERSAKPRNKGLTMAMDKGMSLREVEDILETSGDYIDIVKLGWATSYVFPQLQEKINLYKEAGINVYLGGTLFEAFVIRNQFEDYLRVLDKFGLEYAEVSDGSMDMAHDVKCEYINRLSKQVTVLSEVGSKDEAKIIPPYKWIELMRNELDAGAWKVIGEAREGGNVGLFRSSGEVRSGLVEEILTQIPYENIIWEAPQKAQQVWFIKLIGTNVNLGNIAPREVIPLETIRLGLRGDTFHDFLNEGWK
- a CDS encoding tetratricopeptide repeat protein; the encoded protein is MSNSQSDIKKAIEKYELMEKEGRIEFFDLSTFEDIIEHYFINFKIPQALNVCENAHQVYPFSTSILVLKARILAYSGQFKEAFTAINNAEKIAPTDFQVLFHKGNLHSILGETDLAIASFEQALPVAENPADVFYNIGITLQSINDFEKATLAYKKAIESDITHEDAIYELIDCGNQTNKLLDINNFLQEFIDNDPYSADAWYNMGIFYSQTKNYSKALAALEYATLVNDKFDLAYMQMGHCFMNLKQYPESFRMYLEALQYTESPTAELYCHLGASAELMDDYNVGIRYFKKAIEVDEHYDEAWFGVGENHRKLGNFLQATHYLNKAVKLNKFYDEYWYSLARAECQLGNIASGLEAFKEGSEINPKNVNLWLDWSEVYNSENDLTEASNIILEGLNHLPENHSLHYRLSAYLLLRGKLKDAYKHIEKGLKLNYDAHQELVDFIPNSTVKKILETAIQKFK
- a CDS encoding NAD-dependent epimerase/dehydratase family protein — its product is MLLEGKKVFITGATGFVGGYILKSILQTGAHVIALNGKRNDKSFLGDDSKLVTWVDIDILDPNSLLEELKEIDYVIHTASIVSFNTTLDDLRAVNVNGTANLVNISLQAGVKKFIHISSIAALGVPEYGNFIDENSKWTGDKGMSAYAISKYNAEQEVWRGYREGLDVVVLNPSVILGVGDWNRSSLTIFKTIQKGVKYYPSGLFSSVDVRDVTTAVIKAIELPISGERYILNASNLPFKLALETISNGLNVKAPNKKISKSSVNFIYYIEKVFSIFTGKSSQLSKDLIKSLFSRYEYDNKKAQDQIKIPFISLNDTMKWVNESL